A part of Meleagris gallopavo isolate NT-WF06-2002-E0010 breed Aviagen turkey brand Nicholas breeding stock chromosome 28, Turkey_5.1, whole genome shotgun sequence genomic DNA contains:
- the LOC100545453 gene encoding metabotropic glutamate receptor 4-like, translated as MAELTDAELRKELLALGYRPGPITETTRKLDAITHGTLCCWELWVLSRPSPVGIAGTPVTFNENGDAPGRYDIYQYQIRNSTPEYKVIGHWTDHLHLKVENMLWPGGGSQLPSSICSLPCKPGERKKLVKGIPCCWHCERCDGYQYQLDEFHCKRCHFNERPNENHTSCTPIPIIKLEWSSPWAVVPVFIAIVGIIATLFVVVTFVRYNDTPIVKASGRELSYVLLTGIFLCYATTFLMIAEPDLSTCSLRRIFLGLGMSISYAALLTKTNRIYRIFEQGKKSVSAPRFISPASQLVITFSLISLQLVGVCIWFIVDPSHSVIDYEDQRTTNPHFARGILKCDISDLSLICLLGYSMLLMVTCTVYAIKTRGVPETFNEAKPIGFTMYTTCIVWLAFIPIFFGTSQSAEKMYIQTTTLTISVSLSASVSLGMLYMPKVYIILFHPEQNVPKRKRSLKAVVTAATMSNKFSQKGGFRPNGEAKSELCENLETQALSTKQTYVSYSNHAI; from the exons TTGGATGCTATCACTCATggcactctgtgctgctgggagctctgggTGCTGAGCCGTCCCTCTCCTGTAGGCATTGCTGGGACTCCAGTGACCTTCAATGAGAATGGAGATGCACCAGGACGTTACGACATCTACCAATACCAGATCAGGAACTCCACTCCTGAGTACAAAGTCATCGGGCACTGGACCGACCACCTCCACCTGAAG GTGGAGAACATGCTGTGGCCAGGGGGTGGGAGCCAGCTCCCCAGCTCCATCTGCAGCCTGCCCTGCAAACCTGGCGAGAGAAAGAAGCTGGTGAAAGGCATcccctgctgctggcactgcgAGCGCTGCGATGGCTACCAGTACCAACTGGATGAGTTCCACTGCAAGCGGTGCCACTTCAACGAGCGGCCCAACGAGAACCACACCAGCTGCACCCCCATCCCCATTATCAAGTTGGAGTGGAGCTCCCCGTGGGCTGTGGTACCCGTCTTCATTGCCATCGTGGGCATCATCGCCACCCTCTTCGTCGTGGTCACCTTCGTGCGCTACAACGATACGCCCATCGTCAAGGCGTCGGGGCGGGAGCTCAGCTACGTCCTGCTGACGGGCATCTTCCTCTGCTATGCCACCACCTTCCTCATGATCGCCGAGCCTGATCTGAGCACGTGCTCCTTGCGACGCATCTTCCTCGGGCTCGGCATGAGCATCAGCTACGCCGCGCTGCTCACCAAAACCAACCGCATCTACCGCATCTTCGAGCAGGGCAAGAAGTCGGTGAGTGCCCCGCGGTTCATCAGCCCCGCTTCCCAGCTGGTcatcaccttcagcctcatctCGCTGCAGCTCGTGGGCGTCTGCATCTGGTTCATCGTGGACCCGTCCCACTCTGTCATTGACTACGAGGACCAGCGGACTACAAACCCCCACTTTGCTCGGGGCATCCTCAAATGTGACATTTCGGACCTCTCCCTCATCTGTTTGCTTGGGTACAGCATGCTTCTCATGGTCACCTGCACTGTGTATGCTATTAAGACCCGCGGGGTCCCGGAGACCTTTAACGAAGCCAAACCCATCGGGTTCACCATGTACACTACTTGCATTGTGTGGTTAGCCTTCATCCCTATATTTTTTGGGACGTCGCAGTCAGCAGAGAAG ATGTACATCCAGACCACGACGCTCACCATCTCGGTGAGTCTGAGTGCCTCAGTGTCCCTGGGCATGCTCTACATGCCCAAGGTGTACATCATCCTCTTCCACCCGGAGCAGAACGTCCCCAAGCGCAAGCGGAGCCTGAAGGCGGTGGTGACGGCGGCCACCATGTCCAACAAGTTCTCTCAGAAGGGAGGCTTCCGTCCCAATGGAGAGGCCAAATCAGAGCTGTGTGAAAACCTGGAAACACAAG CACTGTCCACCAAGCAGACCTACGTCAGCTACAGCAACCATGCAATTTAA